Proteins encoded within one genomic window of Solanum stenotomum isolate F172 unplaced genomic scaffold, ASM1918654v1 scaffold33960, whole genome shotgun sequence:
- the LOC125852334 gene encoding putative disease resistance protein RGA1, with translation MAEAFIQVVLDNLTSFLKGELVLLFGFQDEFQRLSSMFSTVQAVLEDAQEKQLNDKPLENWLQKLNAATYEVDDILDECKTKATLFSQSEYGRYHPKAIPFRHKVGKRMDQVMKKLNAIAEERKNFHLQEKIIERQATRRET, from the coding sequence ATGGCTGAAGCTTTCATTCAAGTTGTGCTAGACAATCTCACTTCTTTCCTCAAAGGGGAACTTGTATTGCTTTTCGGTTTTCAAGATGAGTTCCAAAGGCTTTCAAGCATGTTTTCTACAGTCCAAGCCGTCCTTGAAGATGCTCAGGAGAAGCAACTCAACGACAAGCCACTAGAAAATTGGTTGCAAAAACTCAATGCTGCTACATATGAAGTCGATGACATCTTGGATGAATGTAAAACTAAGGCCACACTGTTCTCCCAGTCTGAATATGGCCGTTATCATCCAAAGGCTATCCCTTTCCGTCACAAGGTTGGGAAAAGGATGGACCAAGTGATGAAAAAACTGAATGCAATTGCTGAGGAGCGTAAGAACTTTCATTTGCAAGAAAAGATTATAGAGAGACAAGCTACTAGACGGGAAACATAA